GCAGAGTGCCATGTACCAGTAGTAAAAAAATACTAATTGTCTCGCTGTGTTAGTGAAAATAAAGATAAGAATTGTTTATCGATGCGATTCATCCATAGAACGGATTACTTTATGGTTGCTTTGCGGGATTTGCGTACAATTGGaaagttttttatttattttattttattctatttAACGTGGAATTGCCTTTGATACGTTGAGGTACTATGATAACGTAACATGGTTCCAATTCAAATGTCCCATTAATGTAATATTTTGTTCTGGAAATGTAACCGAAGTTACGCGTAGTCGTGTTCACAATCTTTACTAAAATATCCGCAATCTACGGTACTACATATAAACCAGAAAAATACGAGAATAAGTGAACGAAAACTATAGTTATTAACTAAGAAAAACGAAATGGATAACAAGAAGAAAGGTTTTCCTTAACGGTGTTCTGACTCAACGAAATAGCGTCTTCCTACTTTCAAAAAGAACTTGTGATATTGGCCTAACAAACCTTGACCTAGGTCCTATTCattctaaaaacttgacaaataaTGACGCAAAAATACGAACGAGTAACAAGAATAACTTTGAGCTGGAAGTAGTGAAAAAAGAACGGGACGATAACAAGTACTAAGGACTAATGAAGTAGTGTTAAGCAccagaaaaagaaacacttaattaaggaaaaaaatataaaaggcaaaagaagttaaaaaaacGCAATTAACACGCTTCGCTGTAACAAGAAGATTGTCCAATGTTTCGGCTCTAAAGATAAAAATGTACGTATTATTCCTATGCCTCCAAGACTGATGAGAAATTTCCTTCCGCTTGAAACTAATTTTTGCAAGCCTTGAATTTTTCACTCAGAGTGAGTGCTAGATCGTTTTTATTGCGAAACACACTATAAAATTAATTTGCTATTGACTAAGATTCATAGACTTGACCCACAACCACACCCTCACCAACGACCTGTACCCGCGatccacgaccattagtcaaactccttcAAAACTAATGTTGAAAATAGAATGGCAGACACTGAACtgtttattttttgtcttttttttatacGTTTCTTTTTGGAACTCTGCAGATCCCAAAAGGTTTAAACATTCATTAACTAATTAAATGCGTGCTTGTTTGCGTGTACATTTTTCTCCAACTTGTCCATGCTGGTGATGAAAGAGGGAGAGTGACCTTTAACAAACCAAGACAAGAGGGCAATCCACCTGGTAAAGCAAGCTTAACCAACCACGACCACGACGGCGACAACTTTGTCACAAATTTgcttatttaacaatgaaaaacaatagtttgcacGCCTTTCAcgtttttgtacatttcgctgcCTTTCTCGTCCTTTTCCAGGAGTAAAATAACGTGTTATGCAGTTATATGGAAGAAGTGAGCACATAATGACacactttgtttttttctttttatctccaATGACACCAATTTACTTCCAGGGTACTTTTaatacattttgcaagcataatgaattggaataattgagagatgattacagaaacgcaaAGTTCCATTATTAGATAACGTCCTCGCTGTCGCCGACGTCGTCCTTGTTCAAGCTCGCTAAAATTGACTTTTGGTTATCTCTTGTCTTCCATTACACACTTAATTGACCTTGTAATCGTTTTTTAATGTGGCTTTTGGACTGAAGTTTGTTACCGAATGAGCAAAAAATAACACTTTGTGTCGCTAGAGAGCTCAGGATGCGAATTCTTAGACCTATGATACACCACGTAAATAGACGAATTGCGCGGCAATCTAGGAATAAACTCTGCTTTCCTTGTAGATTCTGTATGCTTGTATCTCAAAACGAAACGTTGCTTTCCTTTCACCTGTCGCCATGCTTTTACACATACAACTACATTTTGAGTGACCACTGTGGTCTAGAGTTACGTTTCAAATATGAACTAAAGGGGAAGGGACATTGTCTAGAACAATGACGCACTTTTTATTGCATAATACTTTGTTTGTACATGTCTGAAGTGATTTCGCCTTAATTGACCAGGTTTCTCTTGCTTTCAAATTGACGCTGTGTATACTAAGACATGTATTGATTTTAGGACTTTTTGTTTACGACTCAATAAACAACTTCAATGACGTCTTTTAAGAGCTTTTAAGACACGCTTCAGGTCCAGGTACAATGATTGGTCAGAAGAGCAAAAGCTTACTCTTCAGTGAAATTACAGTACCTCTGACTAACTTTTGCTGTACTTCTATCTTTTCACGAAACACGGTTCAAAGTTCTTAAATTGTAAAAACAGGCACTATAACGCTTGAACAAAAAAAGCATTTGACTCTAGTCCCCCAGTAATTGGTTGACCAGGATCCAAGCTGCATCTTACTTAGAAAGTTGCGTCATTACCACATTAGTTTGCGCCATGACAAAAGTACAATTTGGAAAAACAAACTTTACTGTTTCACAATTTTTACTTCTTTGACAAACTGAGTAAAAACGGCATACAGGTATTGTCATGGCTTGCCTTATAATCTCGGTTAAGTTAAGTTTGATTCTTCAGCTTAAGCCGGAAATCTTATCCAAATAAGCGGAAGATACTTAAGTACCACTGTCCTGGAAAAATACAGCTCGGTTAATGAATTACTTAATTAATCTAAAGTAACACCCATTTTTTGTTTATCCCCTAAGCGTTTCTCTTGCAAGAATCGCAATATTTTTCTGCTATATTTCGCTCCGTTTTCACAAGTTTCATGTGAGCGCTTGCTTGGGCCTAGATGGAAATTTTAAGAGAGAATACCATTAAACTGATAATGGTGGTTGGGTAATTTTTCGTTTGTTAGAGTTGGTACCAAAATTACTGAACTAGAGAACTCCTATTTTTGTTACTTTCGAAAGAGCTAAacataattgttatttttatttataataAGACAAAGACAACTTTTTAAGAGACccatgcaaaagtgcaaaagtttttttttcttattttattgatttgttgTGTAACATCTTTGATGTTAATTCATTCCTAGGTATCTTGGcgcgaataaaatatctcaactttCAGAGACGATTTTCTCCGATCTAACCAAGCTAGCGactctgtaagttgaactcatgAATGAAACTGTCAAAATTAAATAGGAATGAATTTTGGATGCAAAGCTCTCGCAGTTATTACATTAAGTGGTAGCGGGTAAGACCTAAAAGCTTTTAACCAGCCACGGCATCCGAACCCTGACCTTTGCGATGCTGGTGTAGTGCTCTAGCAGTATTTAAATTATATGAAGTGGATACATAgaattcatttatttgaactgcggatcgCACTGAATTTTCgatgtatgatcctcgcagttaatCGACCGCTAATCATTCAATACGGGGCCCGCTAGAAACGACCATAACACAATCGCAAAAACTCTTAAATTTCAACGATTTTAAAATCAATGAATTAATATAACCCGTTCCCCATTGACCagtgaaatcgtctggcgttagacagagtaaaatctataagtgcccttagcgttcattcggcagttaaggggttaacagtTAGATCGTCGCCTTATATTCGTCATTCTTTGATTGCTTTCTCTTTGGCTCTCTAGTGCTCATACAATGGCTTATCTGTAATGGTTCCAAAGACAAAGTAAAAACGACATGTAAAATTGCAATCGAACGCAGTTCAGACAATACTTAGTGAATCCATATTTTAAGGTGACGTGACAAGCTTCAATTTTCAAGCTTGAAAATTGATCTAGGACGTGACATTTTGctttacacaaaagaaaaaaagaagacaaaaccaCATTAGATCATTACCAATTACTGAGAAAAATGACTACAAAACGAGCTGTTCgtactaaagaaaaaaaagatcctAGGTCACATCAAGTTGTCATGAAAACGGAAGGTCCAGAGTCTGACAATACGGTCACCCCTTGTAACGAATGGAGTGCATATTAACCCaaccaatgttcacccaagtccAGTTTAACCAAACTAAGATTATTCGTCCTAGTGGAGTTAAGAATTCGAATAAGTAAAGGCGACTAGAAAGAACTGGAAGTGAGGCCGAAGATGCGCATGGGGTCTGACAACATGTACGGCCAAGCCTGGTAACGAATGAACTGGACTGCATATTAGCTCCAGCAATCTTCACCCACGTCCAGTTTAATCAAGTTGAGGTGATTCGTCTTCGGGTAGCTGTTAACAATTCGAATAAATAAAAGACAATTAGAAGGATACTCACAACAAGTCTGCAGGTTGCAGGAGCCAGAAGTGAAATCAATCATAAATTGCCACAGAAGAAAATACGAATGTGCCTCGTTCTTTGTGTTCTGCGATAGTCTTCTATGAAAGCACGCGAATCATGAACGCAAGTAGAAACCTAACCTTAATCGCCTGTTACTTCGTTTGATCTACGCCTGAAAGCTAGATTCGCAACCAGAAAGTAACAAGGGATGGAGGATAACTGAATAACACGAACGGGTCATCGGATAACCAAGAAAACACTAATATGCCCCGCTCTTTGAGTGTTTTGCCGAGACGGAAGATCCGGATGTACGATAAAACCACTTTAATTACAAATCGGATAGAAAACATGCATCGATCGCCCTTAAATTAAAGGTGTAGTCTTCGTGTTCAGTAAAACTTAGATGCGCAACAGGGAATAACAAGGGAACGTAGTCAAAGAAGAAAACGCCACAAACGCAATTTGATAACCGTCTAAGATACGCGTATGATAAGCGTATTTATACTACAACAGGAGCTGGCACGGAAGCATAAGCGATATGTctatacatatatgtatatacaggTGCGAGGAATTTAGAGGAACAGGAGAGGCAGAAACATAACAGATTTGCACCGCTTTTCAATGTCACGCCAAGGAGACACATTGAAAagcgatgctcaactaacttgGTGCAAACACCTTGAAGAGATATGCAAGAAAGGATCCTTAGCTATAGGTGCCCTCAAGGGTATGCGACCCTTTATTCCGAAAGAATATAATTTATTACGCTCTGACTGTGCCATATTTCGATTATTGCAGCCCGGTATGAGACTGTTTGAGTGGCTACCTGAGTGATAAGCTCCAAAAATTGCAGAATCGTGCAGCTAAAGTAATCACAAAATTGCCTTTTGAACCGAACTCGAGCCACCTCCTAACCACCCTTAACTGGGAGAGGCTATCAATTCGACGAAAGAAACGGAAAGCCTTATAATGATGTATAAGACATTGAATGGACATGCCCCAGATCATCTTAAACGTCTTCGCACTCagtattactctaattacaacCTGAGATACTATAAGGGAAGactggctttgccaaaaccgtAGAACTAATTAATTAAAGCTAAGCTTCTCCTACAGTGGGGCCACATTATGGAATAACATGCCCAGTAGCTGAAAGAATGTTGGATCTGATGATCAATTTAAACGAAACTCGAAGAAGGTTTCCAACAGATCGGATTCGCACACGGCAATCGTGTAAAGCAGTTTGTaaacagttttagttttttaACTTGTAtagcttaaactgatgattttctgTGTTTAAATAGAGTCTTTATTaagattattaattattattattattattattattattgcaaggAGGGTTGGGGTGTGTTCGGGCAGAGGAAGGGGGGGGGATATTTTGCCGACTTCAATGAAGGACTTTTCACTATTCGTGCATAACGCTAATGTAGTTTCAGGCCCAGTTATTGAGTCTGCGTtgtttaaagaaataaaatgcgATTTGGGAATTAATGATCGAAGGGTACGAAGTGGACCGCGACTTATTTGCAATAGCTAAAATAGTTCTTTAGAATATATTATGCGGTGTTAGTTTATTTAATCAGTTGCAAGTTAAGATTTTGAAAGTGTGACAGTTCCAGACATCCTAGTTCCGACTAGTCATATTTAGGTTGCATAGTCCAGGCACAAGGCCGAAAGTGTTTTGTTGCAACCTAAAATTCAATCTTGTGAATAAATGATATGGTTTTCCTTTAATTCACCTCTCCTGTAAACAGTTATTGTGGAATGTTAACTGGGTATAGCAAAAGACCAAATCACATGAACATTTTCAGCATACAAGTGTTGGCTAAACACAATTTCAAAATCCAAAGACAAAGGAGACCTGAGTTGAAGGTGTGCGTCTTATCGTCTAATGTATTATTATGAAAACAACATAAACATTTGCATTTCACCATTTCTACTACAGCACAGTGTCTTCATTGCGATTATCTAATACTGACGTTAACAGGGGAAACGGCCAGCTATTCGTGTTTGTGTAAGTGTGTGTGTTTGTATGtgtgtctgtgtgtctgtgtttttttctgtttttgtgttttgtttttgtcaggCATCTGTTTTGTCATCAAAGAGTGAACAACATTTCACTGAAAATACATATTTAAGATTTCCAGGTTTTTTTGCCAGATACTACATGATATATTGATTTGCTTTCACTCAAGATATTCTTATGGATTGCAGTTTGCTTTCCACTATGTATCCATATGGTCAAATTTGGTTTTCCGTGATTCCTTTGCGTATCTCGAAAGACCCCCGAAAACTTAGACCTAAGAcccgaaaactaagacccccttattttctttatttatacCCCTTTGTTCACATTTGTGATCAAAGACCGTTTATATTTCCGAACTTAGTGCCTATAAGCGCGGTGTTCACTTTTGTCTGGTTCGCGTCTCCTATTAATTCTTAAAGTTAATTATATTAATTCCTGTAATTATAGTAATTTGCCTCCATAATGTTTGGCTTGTGTTTCAGCAATTGACTTTTGCAaccaaggaaaaataatcaaacCACCGACAGAGTCCATTGACTATATGCAAAAATCAGTtagttttccttttattttcttgttcgtcCCGCAGTGAAAGTTAGGTGAAATTATTTCTAATGGCACGATTAAccggaatgaaatgaattgcagTTAAGTGAAAATACCTGTGTACACACCAGACAGTAACAAAGCTATTTTATAGCAGTTACTGCTTTGATGACATTAGACGACGTTAAGTGTTGGTGCCAGTGTACTAAAAGAAAGCTAAGTTGTGTTGATTTGATGCGAATTTTGGTTCATAACTTGGGACTCAAGTGTTTGCTTTAACCCTATAATGGTTAAAAGAGGTCTTAGAGTTAGGCTAAATTCAGTTCTCGCGTTCGGCAAAGCAAAATTGCCCTAATTATAACCTTGCGATCGCAAACCAAAGCTCGCAGAGAAGCCTGGACACCGAGAGGAAACAGCTTTTTTTCCAATATAAGATAATTTCACGGCTGTAGCGTTCTTGACCACAATTTAACAAGCTCTtccgccgaaaaaaaaaatcctttcgTGTAAGCCACACAAAATTACAAGATATTTACTGACATTCGATATTTTAAGACGTGTAATGATGAAATAAATCAGTTCAATCTGTTGAGTGAAAACGTTGTACCGTAGTGGTAGATATTCTGTTTTATGGGTTGGTTCGTTTTTAAAACAAGGATTTCAAGACaatgttttcagtttctttctttgcaattaCTTTAAAATTTACTAAGGGGATACTTGGTAAACGACATGTAGCGTACACTGTTGAGTTATAGATGTACGCGGGAGGTTGGAGGTTGGAAAAGTGACGAACTGAagggcaaaagaaaaaaagaagaaattaggagggtcttagttttcgggtcttagttttcggttcttaggtcttagttttcgggGTTCTTAGTTTTCGAAACAACCCTGTAAAACAGTCCAACCCATAATTTGTCGCGACAAGCGTAATCCTTGAAATTTGAATTCGTATAAGCTTAAAGCGGACTGCTCAACTGAAATAGATTTACAACTATTACATCAAATAAACAACCTGTTTCAGTTAAATCTTAGAAACAAGTAAATGAATGAACTAGTGCGGTTGCCATCAATAATACGAGACTTCAGGAACATTTAAAGTACTATACAGTGATTTGCAGGTAATCATCAAATAATTACTCATTACAActaagaaaaatttaaaacttttaattttcttttgtcatgttaGCCACATCAATGGTTTTATTGTGCTTGGTCAAAAAAGTAAAAGATGTTATGTTGTCGGTGCAACTGTATTTAATGCGCacggtatgtctgttgaaaataTTGTTAAGTTGGTCGTTAGGAGGAAAATGTTTACCAAGAAAGCCGCGTGCAAGGTTagttttgacatttttgttgTACGGTGGATGAAACCAAATTGTATTGCGTTGCCTGTTCCGTCTGCTTGATGCATTGCAGTAAGCGGGTAGCGGTTCATAATGTAAGTAGAattcaaagttgctgtgttttagggcatGATTGAACACAGGTAGGGCGTtagaaaacgttttttgttgcatgataatgagttgatgcgtttGTTATTTGAAATAGGGAGTCGtcgaattatcggaggtggatgATAGGAATGTTGGTTTATGTAAGGcggttcgtcgttcggttttctgtatggtttgtacgaACCGTTTGTTAATCAAAACAAAAGGTCTGTCCAGGAAGTTAGTGCTTAGTTGATTGACTTAAGCAGTGATGTCTAGCCCTAGTTAGTTAAAAACATGAGTGAGATCTTTTCTTTCTATGTCACTCAATCTATCAGACTTCGTGTGTAGAAGTACCAAACCGTCGTTGCGATAAAGGCCAGCGTTGTTTCCAAAATATAAACAAGATTTAGAAGGCAGATTCAGTGaggtattttgaaattttggtcATGAATTTCTCTTTGAAATACTGAGGATCTGTTATTGACTTACggtcctttttaattttttttttatgtcctGTTAATCTGGTTAAGAGTGAGGGAGGTAGTGAGGAACAGAATTTCAATTAAATTTGACTCTGACCGACAGGGAAAAGGTGTTGACCCACTGTGTCTTTCGGTAATTTACTTTCAGTGTATTTCATTTCTTCTGTCAGCACATTTTCTATTTGTTCTCTTCGAAAGATTCATGACGaatctgaaaagaaaataaatacttaTGCGTCACAAGTATGTCACCACAGATTAGGTAATGTAATTGGGGCATGTTCAGCACGGgtcaggaaataaaaaaaattcaaaaataaaaaggtgattgaaaaaacaaacaagcaaagaaaaacaaaagaaaacataacaaaCTAATTGAGATTCAGACCTAGTAGACTGCTGCAGAATGCAGcaacgttttgaaaaaaagtaaatataCGCTTACATCCAGACTGTGCCAACTCGTTGTAGATTTCTGGCTTTCAAGTGAAGCGCAAAAGTGAAGATCAAAAGAGACACTTTGTAATGACATTTTGTTAGCACTGGACAATCACCAGTCAGTCATTTTGCTACTTTTAGATTTATCGGCAGCTTTTGATACTGTCGACCACAAGATTTTATTGAATAGGCTTTCTACTCGTTTTGGTATTACAGGGGCTGCACTCTCTTGGTTTTCATCGTATCTCAGCAATAGATATCAGTTTGTTAACATCAGAGGTCAACTGTCTTCTAATCGCCCCCTCAAATGTGGAGTGCCCCAGGGCTCAGTACTCGGCcctatactttacttgctttacACTGCGCCACTTGGTGATATCGTCAGGAAGTACAACATGGGTTTCCAtttctatgctgatgatacccAGTTGTACTTGTCTTTCGATTCCAAGAGTGGTGCAGCTGAGGCATCAGCAGTTGCTCAGATTGAAGCTTGTGCTGGCGAAATTGACAACTGGATGTCAGCAAACAGGCTTAAGTTGAATAGTGACAAATCTGAGCTTCTGATTATTAATTCTAAATATAGGCCTAGACCTCTTGTCAATTCTATTTCATTCGGTGGATCCGTAGTACAGGCATCCCCATCTGCTTGTAATCTGGGTGTGGTTTTCGATAATGAGTCATCTCTTGATAAACACATAAGTGCAATTTGCAAATCAGCGTTTTTTCACCTCAGGAGGATCGCTAAAATAAGAAGCTATCTCACTGAAGAAGCTACAATTGCACTTGTCCATGCCTTTATTACCTGCAGGCTTGATAATGGGAATGCTCTTTTGTTCGGTTTACCGAAATATCAAATCCAGCGGCTACAGTCCATTCTAAACTGTGCTGCTCGTCTTGTTAAGCGCCACTCTAAATTCGATCGTGCCTCGCCGTTACTTTTTGAGCTTCATTGGCTTCCGGTCGAGCAGCGCattactttcaaaattttgttatttgtttttaagtctcttAATGGCTTGGCTCCTTTTTATTTAAGTGATTTGATTTCCACCTACGTTCCTAGTCGTAGTCTCAGGTCTGCCTCTCTGTCTCTTCTTCATGTACCTAGGTCTAATCAGAAGACCTATGGCGACAGAGCTTTCGCAGTCGCTGCCCCGCGACTGTGGAATGCTCTGCCCATTCAGATGAGGCAGCCTGGGACTGCACTAGATACATTCAAAAGGAGCCTTAAGACccttctttttagacaagctttttatcgttttctgtaactttttatttattttcaaaattgtaaagcgcCATAGAGCTTTTAGGATATGGCGCTCtaaaaatctatatattatattatattattattatattatatatcaCATGAGATTGCCTAGCGCATGCGCAACATCAGTATTCACAGCCGAAATGTGAATGTGAACAATGTATATTACTATTACCTCAGAAGAGAAGTATAAGCCGTAATGGGTGGGTATATTAGAGTCATACCTTACAAACCAAGGTTGGGCATGGGATCCCTTGGTGCAGTTGGTGACTCGATAGAATAGCATAatatgtgcgatacgaagtttagcatatatttgtattctgtgCGTTTGGAATCCGTACATGTGCAGGGAGTCATGTATCCCTTGGGTTTTCCGTGATAGGTGTATTTAAGCATGTGTTTAGTATGGGTTTTTCTCTCGGCGTGTTACCAGCGCTGTTTCATTTTGCTTCGCTTCTATTTCGTGATGTCGTGAGACGAGCCGATTTTTAGCGCAGTCAGGCCTGAAGTTCAAGAGGCGATTAAGCAAGCGTTTTCAGGTTTATCTGCGAATCTAACTTCGGTTATCGAGTCTAGGTCATCGGTTTTAAGCGGGATTTCGTCGACGAGCGTGATTCTTCGGTGGTTTCCGTGGTCAAGCGAGTTAAGAGGAACGAAGTCGAGTTTAAATCGAAGGGCAACAGAAAGCAGTTCGAGCATCAGCAGCAAGTTCTTGATTGCCTTACTGATGCACAGCATTCCCTGGCCAACGCTAAGTACGAAAAGGCAAAGAGAGCTATTGAAGAAGGTATAACCCTGACTGAAAAGCGTATTAAGGTAATTAAGTTGGCTGACCGGAGCGAGTTTGGCTGGTCGACAGTCTCAGAATATTTATCGGACGAGTTGGCCTAGAATTCGGAGGACGAGAAACGCATTTTCGTTCAGAGAGGCGTGCTGAGCGTCGTTCTAAGCTGGCTGTACGTCGACGTAAGATTTCAGCTCGGGGCACGAGGTCTTCTTCTAATTCCGCTCACTCTTTGCCTGCAAGGTCTGCCTCAACGAGTGGGCTTCTTCTGAGGGACCTGGCTAGCAGGATAGGACCTTGCTATAAGTTAAGTATCCATTCACATTTGctgtctttttatttttgttcgctggttttttcttttgctttgccCGCTTACTTTTCTGCTTTGTTTACTTCTCGCAGTGCTGGTTACCGCGGCACACTGCATTATTCTCCATATGGTTGTTGTATTTCGTTGTTTCTATGGTACGGTAAATAGCATAGAATAGCATAatatgtgcgatacgaagtttagcatatatttgtattctgtgCGTTTGGAATCCGTACATGTGCAGGGAGTCATGTATCCCTTGGGTTTTCCGTGGTAGGTGTATTTAAGCATGTGTTTAGTATGGGTTTTTTCTCTCGGCGTGTTACCagcgctgtttcattttgtttctataTTCATTTTCtgtcgtttttctttgtttcagtgtTGGGAATTTGGTCATTTAATTCGTAATTGTCTCAGGAGCTATGTAAACACCTACTCGTCGGACCGTCCCCCGAACCGCGGATGACTAGCCGTTTCTGAATGGTCAGCTTTGGATGTCGATGCGAATGTTGTCGAAACCGATGAGTACCCTTTGATTGATGATTATTTAGGAAAGGGGGTAGAGTTTGTTGAAGGTTCCTCTGGTGTAAAGGGTCGCTTGAAACAGTCTATCAGTTATTGGGAGTCCACCATTTAGGCCCCGAAGTTTGTTTTGGGCCTGATTGCTGAAGGCTATAGATTACCATTTGTCAGCTGTCCGGATAAGTGCTATTTGAGGAACAATCGCTCTGCGGTGCGTCATTCGCAGTTTGTTCAAGAAGCTATCTCTAGATTGTTGTTAAACGATTGCATCCAGGAGCATTATGAGCCTCCCTATTGTGTTAATCCTTTATCTGTCGCAGAGGGAAAGAAGCTAAGGTTGGTTATCGATCTAAGACACGTCAACCCTTGCCTTTTTAAGCATTCGTTTAGGTACGAAGATCTGCATTGCCTTTCTAATGTGTTTGAGCAgaatttttggttttttacGTGGGATCTTGAGTCGGGGTACCATCATATAGATATTTATAGTGAGCATCAGACATTTTTGGGGTTTGCCTGGCCATTTTGCGGCAAGCTTCGTTATTTCTCCTTCAAAGTCCTTCCTTTCGGCTCGAGTTCCGCCTGTTTCTGCTTTACAAAAGTGCTGCGTCCTTTAGTTAAGCGTTGGCGTTCAATGAGCCACTGTTGCTTCGTTTCCTTAGACGACGGAACCTCGGGACACCCCGATAGGGTTTCTGCGTCTGCTGCCAGTTTATTGCATCAGAAGGATTTGAAACTGGGTGGTTTAAAGCTGAACAGAGAGAAATCTATGTTAGAACCAATGCAAGTCGGTCAATGGGTGGGCTTTTTGATTGATACAATTAAGATGCAGTTTCGAGTCCCGCCTAAGAAAATTGACAAGCTTAAGAGTAATCTCGATTCCATGATTTCTTCTGGGAGTGCTACTTTTAGGGGTCTGGCGCGAGTGGCCGGCTTCATCATTTCGCTGTATTT
The Acropora muricata isolate sample 2 chromosome 3, ASM3666990v1, whole genome shotgun sequence genome window above contains:
- the LOC136912392 gene encoding uncharacterized protein translates to MGFHFYADDTQLYLSFDSKSGAAEASAVAQIEACAGEIDNWMSANRLKLNSDKSELLIINSKYRPRPLVNSISFGGSVVQASPSACNLGVVFDNESSLDKHISAICKSAFFHLRRIAKIRSYLTEEATIALVHAFITCRLDNGNALLFGLPKYQIQRLQSILNCAARLVKRHSKFDRASPLLFELHWLPVEQRITFKILLFVFKSLNGLAPFYLSDLISTYVPSRSLRSASLSLLHVPRSNQKTYGDRAFAVAAPRLWNALPIQMRQPGTALDTFKRSLKTLLFRQAFYRFL